A genome region from Marinifilum sp. JC120 includes the following:
- a CDS encoding glycyl-radical enzyme activating protein, producing the protein MRWKERQHKFSLDDKNKADLTGLVFDIQRFAVHDGDGIRTLVFLKGCPLSCKWCQNPESMSSKPEIMRIPHLCISCVKCATLCPEQAIEYREDGVFIDRDKCTYCGECVEKCYAGSMTIVGRYLTVDEVMDEVERDRPFYNTSDGGVTFSGGEPTLQSPFLISALREAKKRELHTAIESCCLCTKSTFSEVLKYTDLVLTDIKHMDSDRHEELTGAPNEQILDNIRMAAKMGKKLRIRIPLIPGCNDSEENIEATARFVESLGKSVEGLDILPYHRLGEPKWEQLNREYPLSGVMPPEREHVLSLKEIVQPHCPNVSVGG; encoded by the coding sequence ATGAGATGGAAAGAGCGGCAGCATAAATTTAGTTTGGACGACAAAAACAAGGCTGATCTTACAGGATTAGTTTTTGATATTCAGCGCTTTGCTGTGCATGACGGCGACGGCATCCGTACTTTGGTGTTTTTGAAAGGCTGTCCTTTAAGCTGCAAATGGTGCCAGAACCCCGAATCCATGAGCAGTAAACCGGAGATTATGCGCATCCCGCACCTCTGTATCAGCTGCGTTAAATGCGCGACGCTCTGCCCCGAACAGGCAATTGAATACCGGGAAGACGGGGTGTTCATAGACCGGGATAAATGTACCTACTGCGGCGAGTGTGTGGAAAAATGCTACGCCGGGTCCATGACCATTGTAGGCCGCTATCTGACTGTTGATGAAGTAATGGATGAAGTTGAGCGCGATCGCCCGTTTTACAACACATCTGACGGCGGGGTTACTTTTTCAGGCGGAGAGCCGACCTTACAGTCACCTTTTCTGATCAGTGCCCTGCGCGAGGCCAAAAAACGGGAGCTGCATACGGCAATAGAGTCATGTTGCCTGTGTACAAAAAGTACTTTTTCAGAGGTGCTTAAGTATACTGATCTTGTGCTCACCGACATCAAACACATGGATTCAGACCGCCACGAAGAACTGACCGGAGCACCTAACGAACAGATTCTGGATAATATCCGCATGGCGGCAAAAATGGGCAAAAAACTACGCATCAGGATTCCGCTCATTCCGGGCTGCAACGACTCGGAAGAAAATATTGAAGCTACTGCCAGATTCGTGGAGTCTCTAGGTAAAAGTGTCGAAGGGCTGGATATTCTGCCCTACCACCGACTAGGTGAACCCAAATGGGAACAACTGAACCGTGAATATCCACTTAGCGGAGTAATGCCCCCGGAACGCGAGCATGTATTGAGCTTGAAGGAAATCGTCCAGCCTCACTGTCCTAATGTTTCAGTGGGAGGTTGA
- a CDS encoding glycyl radical protein: MTKNKPSVKIPKTVGASGRITKTLDRFLNTAPAVCAERAVLITESYKETEGQPMPIRRAKALEKILSGMSIFIQDDELLVGNQCSMPRSAPIFPEFSCKWVEDELDRLEKRTADVFLISEDVKAKLRESFTYWDGKTVNEIASQLMPPESLEAHNDVVYTVGNYFYNGVGHISADYEKVLNVGINAIIKQAEDKLAEIDFADGKQLNQMHFLNSVITANKAVIAFAERFADLAEKMASACEEPTRKIELNEIARICRKVPAQPAENFQEALQAFWFVHLVIQIESNGHSISPMRFDQYMNPFLQNDGISIEQAQEMLDMLWIKFAELNKVRDENSTMAFAGYPMFMNLIVGGQKRDGSDATNAMSYLVLQAGANTKLYAPSLSVRIHEGTPDPLYKKAAELSRMGMGYPAYYNDRVIVPALLARGLEREDARDYGIIGCVEPQVGGKTEGWHDAAFYNMSKIIELALNDGVDQRTGKQIGPKSGAMESFKSFEDVMDAYTQQTSYFVKLMAAADNAVDMTHGKHCPLPFLSSLVDDCIADAKSLQEGGAHYNFTGPQGVGVANAGDSLTAIKKMVFDEKAITLKDLHAALANDFEGQEDLRMMLINRAPKYGNDDDYADEIAKEAALIYCEEVNKYTNPRGGKFQPGLYPASANVPLGSVVMATPDGRKAWSPLADGVSPISGYDSCGPTASVLSVAKLDHEIASNGTLLNQKFHPSAIEGEKGLESLKAVTEAYFQNGGFHVQYNVISRDTLLDAQANPEKHKGLVVRVAGYSAFFTALDKSLQDDILARTEQNF, encoded by the coding sequence ATGACCAAGAACAAACCCAGCGTTAAAATCCCAAAAACAGTTGGCGCATCCGGCAGAATAACTAAAACGCTTGACCGTTTTCTGAATACCGCCCCGGCAGTCTGCGCCGAACGCGCAGTGCTGATCACCGAGTCCTACAAGGAGACCGAAGGCCAGCCCATGCCCATCCGTCGTGCTAAGGCTCTGGAAAAGATCCTCTCCGGCATGTCAATTTTTATTCAGGATGACGAACTGCTAGTCGGCAACCAGTGCTCCATGCCCCGCTCTGCGCCTATCTTCCCTGAATTTTCCTGCAAATGGGTTGAAGACGAACTGGACCGTCTTGAAAAAAGAACCGCAGATGTTTTCCTTATTTCCGAAGACGTAAAAGCCAAACTGCGCGAATCCTTCACCTACTGGGACGGCAAAACAGTTAACGAAATCGCTTCCCAGCTTATGCCCCCCGAATCCCTCGAAGCGCACAACGATGTTGTCTATACCGTTGGTAACTACTTTTACAATGGTGTTGGTCATATTTCCGCCGACTACGAAAAAGTGCTCAATGTCGGGATTAACGCCATCATCAAACAAGCCGAAGACAAGCTTGCCGAGATCGATTTTGCAGACGGCAAACAGCTGAACCAGATGCATTTCCTTAACTCGGTCATCACAGCCAACAAAGCTGTTATCGCATTTGCCGAACGTTTTGCAGATCTGGCTGAAAAAATGGCTTCCGCCTGCGAAGAACCGACCCGCAAGATCGAGCTAAACGAAATCGCCCGCATCTGCCGCAAGGTTCCGGCCCAGCCTGCTGAAAACTTTCAGGAAGCATTGCAGGCCTTCTGGTTCGTGCATCTGGTCATCCAGATTGAATCAAACGGCCACTCCATCTCCCCCATGCGCTTTGACCAATACATGAATCCCTTCCTGCAAAATGACGGTATTTCCATTGAACAGGCTCAGGAAATGCTGGACATGCTCTGGATCAAATTCGCCGAATTAAACAAGGTCCGTGACGAGAATTCCACCATGGCTTTCGCCGGATATCCCATGTTCATGAACCTGATTGTTGGCGGACAAAAACGTGACGGCTCTGATGCAACAAACGCCATGTCCTACCTCGTACTTCAGGCCGGAGCCAACACCAAACTTTACGCTCCTTCCCTGTCTGTGCGTATCCATGAAGGCACCCCTGATCCGCTGTACAAAAAAGCAGCCGAACTGAGCCGCATGGGTATGGGTTACCCCGCATACTACAACGACCGCGTTATCGTTCCCGCACTGCTGGCCCGTGGCCTTGAACGCGAAGATGCCCGCGATTACGGTATCATAGGTTGCGTTGAACCGCAGGTTGGCGGCAAGACTGAAGGATGGCACGATGCTGCATTCTACAACATGTCCAAAATCATCGAACTGGCCCTCAACGACGGCGTTGACCAGCGCACCGGAAAGCAAATCGGTCCCAAAAGCGGAGCCATGGAAAGCTTTAAATCATTTGAGGACGTCATGGATGCCTACACCCAGCAGACTTCCTACTTCGTAAAACTCATGGCTGCCGCCGACAACGCAGTAGACATGACCCACGGCAAGCATTGCCCGCTGCCTTTCCTCTCCTCACTCGTTGACGATTGCATTGCCGATGCTAAATCCCTTCAGGAAGGCGGAGCGCATTACAACTTCACCGGACCTCAAGGCGTAGGTGTTGCCAACGCAGGTGACTCCCTGACCGCCATCAAGAAGATGGTCTTCGATGAAAAAGCCATCACTCTTAAAGATCTGCACGCAGCTCTTGCCAACGACTTCGAAGGTCAGGAAGATCTGCGCATGATGCTGATCAACCGCGCTCCCAAGTACGGTAATGACGATGATTACGCCGACGAAATCGCCAAAGAAGCCGCGCTCATCTATTGCGAGGAAGTAAACAAATACACCAACCCCCGTGGTGGTAAATTCCAGCCCGGTCTGTATCCCGCTTCCGCCAACGTGCCCTTGGGTTCCGTAGTTATGGCTACTCCTGACGGACGTAAGGCATGGTCACCTCTGGCAGATGGCGTATCCCCCATTTCCGGTTACGATTCCTGCGGTCCCACCGCTTCCGTACTCTCCGTTGCCAAGCTGGATCACGAAATTGCATCCAACGGCACCCTGCTGAACCAGAAATTCCATCCCTCCGCCATTGAAGGCGAAAAAGGACTGGAAAGCCTCAAAGCCGTGACCGAAGCATACTTCCAGAATGGCGGGTTCCACGTACAGTACAATGTCATCAGCCGGGATACCCTGCTCGATGCACAGGCCAACCCTGAAAAACATAAAGGACTCGTTGTCCGCGTAGCAGGATACAGCGCATTCTTCACCGCGCTCGATAAATCCTTACAGGATGACATCCTCGCTCGTACTGAACAGAACTTCTAA
- a CDS encoding HD domain-containing protein, with product MLGAVDYITKPINPAIVKARVRTHLALYNQNIALELQVAERTKDLYSTRLEIVRRLGIAAEYRDNETGLHILRMSKYCRTIAKGAGLSEREADILLNAAPMHDVGKIGIPDNILIKPGKLTPEEWEVMKTHTLIGGKILGDHDNELIEVFFNNIEEIMSIKERYRQ from the coding sequence TTGCTGGGGGCTGTTGATTACATCACCAAACCAATTAATCCTGCCATAGTGAAAGCGCGGGTCAGGACGCATTTAGCCTTGTACAATCAGAACATTGCCTTGGAACTTCAGGTGGCTGAGCGGACTAAGGATTTGTATTCAACTCGTCTGGAAATTGTCCGCCGTCTTGGAATAGCAGCAGAGTACAGAGACAATGAAACCGGTCTTCATATTCTCCGTATGAGCAAATATTGCCGCACAATAGCCAAAGGGGCCGGTCTCAGTGAACGGGAAGCGGACATCCTGTTAAATGCGGCCCCTATGCACGACGTCGGCAAGATCGGTATCCCTGATAACATTCTCATCAAACCGGGAAAACTTACCCCTGAAGAATGGGAGGTAATGAAGACTCACACGTTGATTGGGGGAAAGATTCTTGGCGATCATGACAACGAACTTATTGAAGTTTTCTTCAATAACATAGAGGAAATCATGTCCATTAAAGAGAGGTATAGGCAATGA
- a CDS encoding heme-binding protein has translation MPVTAKIAQQMIAAAEKKADEIGVPMVIAVVDQGGNLVAQLRQDDALLVSIDLALNKAYTAVAAKMSTETLGSVSQPGGPLYGIHTADNGRIVIFGGGLPIEEDGKVLGAIGVSGGSVEQDIACAEAGLAAY, from the coding sequence ATGCCGGTAACAGCAAAAATTGCGCAGCAGATGATCGCTGCCGCAGAAAAGAAAGCGGATGAAATCGGTGTACCCATGGTCATTGCCGTGGTGGATCAGGGTGGAAATCTCGTGGCCCAGCTGCGGCAAGATGACGCCCTTTTAGTCAGCATAGATCTGGCCTTGAACAAGGCCTACACTGCTGTCGCCGCAAAAATGAGTACTGAGACTCTCGGCTCTGTATCACAGCCCGGCGGACCGCTCTACGGCATCCACACCGCAGACAATGGACGCATTGTCATTTTCGGTGGCGGATTGCCCATTGAAGAAGACGGAAAAGTCCTTGGCGCAATCGGCGTCAGCGGCGGAAGTGTCGAGCAGGACATCGCTTGTGCGGAAGCGGGCCTTGCGGCTTATTAA
- a CDS encoding PAS domain S-box protein → MEADKTKDKNADVHEDFIEELNTLRGRVAELEATRTLCGNFGNDCNLNSCFTDSEKNGREYRFEDYFDVEALQRIQDAFSEATNVASIITDLDGRPITRPSRFCRLCNDVIRKTDKGLKNCMRSDASFGTKSPLEPIMRPCLSGGLWDGGTSFYVGDRHIANWIIGQVRCPPINDDRIKRYAHEIGADEDEFMAALEEVPVMSREQFLSVCNALCLIANQISILARKNFLQAQAIARRRVAEAALRESEERFRQLAQSTFEAIFIHHEGEILTTNRAGQRLFGYSQGEFAGLNIDDLADPDNRETVRFHTAKNRKSRFEACFRSRDGRMLICEIQQRQIIFQGERVGVCAIRDITERVESERQAKEKEQQLIQADKMVSLGVLVSGMAHEINNPNSFMTLNLPLLDEIWRDITPILEDYYYENGDFLAGGLEYNELRSFMPDLLARMQEGASRISGIVNSLKDYSRLEPGELMWEVDLVDVIENSLRLLENLISQKTARFELDLATELPQVRGNSQRLSQVLINLLVNSCEALTDRNQGVLLSSKFVEREGVVEIVVRDEGIGIEDEHLKKITDPFFTTKRTSGGTGLGLSVSSTIVQEHGGRLEFSANPGGGTIARFSIPVITDGEDDE, encoded by the coding sequence ATGGAAGCAGATAAAACAAAAGATAAGAACGCAGATGTTCATGAGGACTTTATTGAGGAACTAAACACCTTGCGCGGCAGGGTGGCTGAGCTGGAGGCAACCCGTACTCTTTGCGGTAATTTCGGGAACGATTGTAATCTTAATTCCTGTTTTACTGATTCTGAAAAGAACGGCAGGGAGTATCGGTTTGAGGATTATTTTGATGTTGAAGCTCTTCAGCGAATTCAGGATGCTTTTTCTGAAGCTACCAATGTCGCTTCTATAATCACCGACCTTGATGGGCGCCCCATCACCCGGCCCAGCCGTTTCTGCCGTCTTTGCAACGATGTTATCCGTAAGACTGATAAAGGGTTGAAGAACTGTATGCGTTCCGATGCTTCCTTCGGAACCAAAAGTCCGCTGGAACCGATCATGCGTCCCTGTTTGAGTGGCGGGTTATGGGATGGCGGAACCAGCTTCTATGTCGGTGACCGTCATATTGCCAACTGGATTATCGGGCAGGTGCGTTGTCCGCCCATCAACGATGACAGGATTAAAAGATATGCTCATGAAATAGGTGCAGATGAAGACGAATTCATGGCGGCTCTGGAAGAAGTCCCGGTTATGTCCCGGGAACAGTTTTTGAGTGTCTGTAATGCCCTTTGTCTCATCGCTAACCAGATTTCTATTCTGGCCCGCAAGAATTTTCTACAGGCGCAAGCCATTGCCCGCAGGCGTGTGGCCGAGGCTGCTCTGCGTGAAAGTGAGGAGCGTTTCCGTCAGCTTGCCCAGTCCACTTTTGAGGCCATTTTTATTCATCATGAGGGTGAAATTCTGACCACCAACAGGGCCGGGCAACGTCTGTTCGGTTACTCTCAGGGAGAGTTTGCCGGACTGAATATTGATGATCTTGCTGATCCTGATAACCGGGAGACGGTCCGTTTCCACACAGCCAAGAACCGTAAATCCCGGTTTGAAGCCTGTTTCCGCAGCCGGGACGGGCGTATGCTGATCTGTGAAATTCAGCAGCGGCAAATTATTTTTCAAGGCGAAAGAGTCGGAGTTTGTGCTATCCGTGATATTACCGAACGGGTGGAGTCGGAGCGACAGGCCAAGGAAAAGGAACAGCAGCTTATTCAGGCCGATAAAATGGTTTCACTGGGAGTGCTGGTTTCCGGCATGGCTCATGAGATCAATAATCCCAATAGCTTCATGACCTTGAATCTGCCTTTGCTTGATGAAATATGGCGGGATATCACCCCGATACTTGAGGACTACTATTATGAGAACGGGGATTTTCTAGCCGGGGGGCTTGAATACAACGAACTGCGCAGCTTCATGCCCGATTTGCTCGCACGCATGCAGGAGGGAGCCAGCCGTATCAGCGGTATTGTGAACAGTCTCAAGGATTATTCCAGACTGGAACCCGGTGAACTCATGTGGGAAGTTGATCTTGTTGACGTGATTGAGAATTCCTTGCGGTTGCTGGAAAACCTGATCAGCCAGAAGACAGCCCGTTTCGAGCTGGATCTTGCTACTGAGCTTCCGCAGGTGCGCGGAAATTCGCAACGTCTTTCACAGGTGCTCATCAATCTGCTGGTCAATTCATGCGAAGCTTTGACGGACCGGAATCAAGGTGTTCTGCTTTCTTCAAAATTTGTTGAACGCGAAGGGGTTGTTGAGATTGTTGTCCGCGATGAGGGGATCGGGATTGAAGATGAACATTTGAAAAAGATTACCGATCCTTTTTTCACTACCAAAAGGACCAGCGGCGGTACCGGGCTGGGTTTGTCCGTGTCCTCAACCATTGTGCAGGAGCATGGCGGACGGCTGGAATTTTCAGCTAATCCCGGTGGCGGGACCATTGCCAGATTTTCAATTCCGGTAATCACTGACGGAGAAGACGATGAATAA
- a CDS encoding sigma-54-dependent Fis family transcriptional regulator, with amino-acid sequence MNKSTGLTPRFPLLLVDDEDSWLQSFRATLRSQGLDNVVLLNDGTKVMATLAERKFCAVAVDLMMPNVSGEDLISMIVEEHPELPVLVISGLNEIKAVVNCIRKGAFDFIVKTEDRNTLIAGVRHAIEIFELRQENKSLQQRFFKDSPDRPELFSDIITAHKDMISIFKYIEAIAETSRPVLVTGESGVGKELIARAVHNASGRKGNFVAVNVAGLDDNVFSDTLFGHKKGAFTGATEARIGLVEKAKNGTLFLDEIGDLSAASQTKLLRLLQEHEFMPLGSDMAKRSSARIITATHQSIIGMQEDGKFRKDLFFRLRGHMLTIPPLRERREDLPLLLSHFLDEVQSETGSEVDADVHEITAFLDNYPFPGNVRELQHLVHDAASICGYKELRPKHFEKLLVVPGESFGSVDPAPDSGESVTFGTRLPTLQEARAKLIDEALRRTKGNQSSAAQLIGVTRQAVSKYLKKNG; translated from the coding sequence ATGAATAAAAGCACAGGACTGACACCCAGATTTCCGTTGCTGCTGGTTGATGATGAAGATTCGTGGTTGCAAAGTTTCAGGGCCACACTTCGTTCACAGGGTCTCGATAATGTTGTGCTGCTAAATGACGGGACAAAAGTGATGGCAACTCTTGCCGAACGTAAGTTTTGTGCCGTTGCTGTTGATTTGATGATGCCCAATGTGTCTGGAGAGGATCTGATCTCCATGATTGTCGAGGAGCATCCCGAGCTTCCTGTTTTGGTCATTTCCGGGCTGAACGAGATCAAGGCCGTGGTCAATTGCATCCGCAAAGGGGCATTTGATTTCATAGTCAAGACCGAGGACCGCAATACCCTTATTGCCGGGGTGCGTCATGCCATTGAAATTTTCGAATTGCGGCAGGAAAACAAGTCTCTGCAACAACGTTTTTTCAAGGACAGCCCGGATCGTCCTGAATTGTTCTCGGATATTATCACCGCCCACAAGGACATGATTTCTATTTTTAAATATATTGAGGCCATTGCCGAAACCTCCCGCCCGGTGCTGGTTACCGGGGAATCCGGGGTAGGCAAAGAGCTTATCGCCCGTGCTGTGCATAATGCCAGCGGCCGCAAAGGAAATTTTGTGGCGGTGAATGTTGCCGGACTTGATGACAATGTATTTTCCGATACCCTTTTCGGGCACAAGAAAGGTGCTTTTACCGGAGCAACCGAAGCGCGTATCGGTTTGGTGGAAAAGGCCAAGAACGGCACCCTGTTTCTTGATGAAATCGGCGATCTCAGTGCAGCTTCACAGACCAAGTTGCTGCGCTTGTTGCAGGAACATGAATTCATGCCGCTGGGCTCGGATATGGCCAAGCGTTCCAGTGCCCGGATTATTACTGCTACCCATCAATCCATTATCGGTATGCAGGAAGATGGAAAATTTCGGAAAGATCTTTTTTTCAGGTTGCGCGGCCATATGTTGACTATTCCGCCTTTGCGGGAACGTAGGGAAGACCTGCCGCTTTTGCTTTCTCATTTTCTTGATGAGGTGCAGAGTGAAACAGGCAGCGAAGTAGATGCTGATGTACATGAAATTACAGCTTTTCTGGATAATTATCCCTTTCCGGGCAATGTGCGCGAATTACAGCATCTGGTGCATGATGCGGCCAGCATCTGCGGCTACAAGGAATTGAGACCTAAGCATTTTGAAAAACTGCTGGTGGTTCCGGGGGAATCTTTCGGTTCTGTTGATCCGGCACCTGATTCCGGGGAAAGCGTGACCTTCGGTACCCGTTTACCTACCTTGCAGGAAGCGCGGGCCAAACTCATCGACGAGGCCCTGCGTCGGACCAAGGGCAATCAATCCTCAGCCGCACAGCTTATCGGGGTCACCCGGCAAGCGGTGAGTAAATATCTGAAGAAGAACGGGTAA
- a CDS encoding tRNA-dihydrouridine synthase family protein — translation MIKSIYPHLPKLAAQLNTPITIGGKTIPNRLWLAPMAGLTHSVFRQVLAHYGSCGLAFTEMCNAKAVPTENPRISPVFRWHEWELPSLVCQLVGATPKEMVIAAKRVEREGFFGVDINMGCSARGMLKREAGAVLLNTPEKAVALVEAVRKAVSIPVFVKFRTGWSKDISPAVALAQKLEAAGADCLVFHPRVAPDKRTRPPVIDNIRFIKEAVSIPVFGNGNVTTPQHCQNMLDTTGCDGVSVGRMAIARPWIFAQWTAGFTPGDNIFQDYILRMATALEQEFDPVRAIKRFRMFAPYFAANFQFGHSLLATFSTAKTMDDVRRLAEEHIRPNMPLSQSPNMNLYNL, via the coding sequence ATGATCAAATCCATTTATCCCCATCTACCCAAGCTGGCGGCCCAACTCAACACCCCCATTACCATTGGCGGAAAAACTATCCCCAATAGGTTGTGGCTGGCCCCCATGGCCGGATTGACCCACAGTGTCTTTCGTCAGGTTCTCGCTCACTATGGTTCCTGCGGCTTGGCCTTTACGGAAATGTGCAACGCCAAGGCTGTGCCTACAGAAAACCCCAGAATATCTCCGGTATTTCGGTGGCATGAGTGGGAACTCCCCAGCTTGGTATGTCAATTGGTGGGCGCAACTCCAAAGGAGATGGTAATTGCAGCAAAGCGCGTGGAGCGCGAAGGCTTCTTTGGCGTGGACATCAATATGGGATGTTCGGCACGGGGAATGCTCAAACGCGAGGCGGGAGCTGTATTACTCAATACGCCAGAAAAAGCCGTGGCATTGGTGGAAGCAGTACGAAAGGCTGTGTCCATCCCTGTTTTTGTCAAATTCCGCACCGGCTGGTCCAAGGATATTAGTCCGGCAGTAGCTCTAGCCCAAAAGCTTGAGGCAGCAGGAGCCGATTGCCTTGTCTTCCACCCACGAGTAGCCCCGGACAAGCGCACCCGCCCGCCCGTTATTGACAACATCCGCTTCATCAAAGAAGCGGTATCCATACCTGTCTTTGGCAATGGCAATGTAACAACCCCGCAACACTGCCAGAATATGCTGGATACAACAGGCTGCGATGGCGTGTCCGTAGGCCGTATGGCTATAGCCCGACCATGGATTTTTGCCCAGTGGACAGCAGGATTCACGCCCGGAGACAATATTTTTCAGGATTACATCCTGCGCATGGCTACAGCATTGGAACAGGAATTCGATCCTGTCCGGGCAATCAAAAGATTTCGGATGTTCGCGCCCTATTTTGCAGCCAATTTCCAATTTGGCCATAGCCTGCTGGCCACCTTTTCCACAGCAAAGACCATGGATGATGTCCGCCGGTTGGCCGAAGAACATATCAGACCTAACATGCCCTTAAGCCAGTCTCCCAACATGAATTTGTACAATCTCTAA